A DNA window from Piliocolobus tephrosceles isolate RC106 chromosome 9, ASM277652v3, whole genome shotgun sequence contains the following coding sequences:
- the TASOR2 gene encoding protein TASOR 2 isoform X1 → MAPPAHKSILERSENVLMSPWKGKLIVQDRMLCDITLWSTYGAMIPTQLPQELDFKYVMKVSSLKKRLPEAAFRKQNYLERKVCFQDLFFNLYEVELSNRQGENIDKLTEYIKNKQLAIIKCLEDRGFFILLTSSALLSEPDFKNGGKQMGLHGLHLFHSPLSAGVKDLKIEDDISMKLIPILPALNCALLETKKSLPEERIHPNTLVKHFQELYKADRSPSLTVAPQDRMKDPTFLGKLPSGFDLIPPAEKCPSESLTQLNSYFSDPSAYILEVSTALELLAEHPQSPCVSDGICDAGFSLVMTPDPEFLGSEAEVRKETETKKDSEEMLKAKKRFVVPLSPASNLRVQPKRKASMPHVVQSKKVNLCHPLPKRTACRADNSSNSPTTLKLVKGQFPQKRKRGAEVLTAQFVQKTKLDRKNQEAPISKDVPVPTNAKRARKQEKSPVKTVPKAKPPVKKSPQKQRVNIVKGNENPRIRKQLQPVKGEAASKLQSEISRDGQEDGISINSIQPENTTVAHSDLPENSIVNYDSQALNMLADLALSSATSSTPVSEPRNLHCSSELPQNDVLLSKENSLRGTSDHEYHRGVKSQKGELLPNPSSDRKSNSESDLIVSQDEESLVPCSQAPAKAQSALTEEMLESSDASKSSSVSVEHSYALLLREHSKKNLQEREIPSPVFPKNGTKSPEAVTPVGKVMPFRHQPGLLLQQKPPDEPVVKPKDRPASSRVKKSSCSRIVFSCDDSVKITFKCETEYAFSLDSKYTNNSLEKTVVRALHGPWNTDLPDNVEEVKLLLHMWVALFYSNQNKVIRSSRKVVEHSNPAKYVSLNSTLESRELSEIEESLGLERCSADPLLETNEISRAHAAEVSFHDADCLLPFIKTPLTQGLELCEHNEQKKTLARKCHPDTLENQDFVCYNNEVIGEEAKQESLDKLETSNLVLSGIGSTRTNGPSVPNEEEIVQPLDSTRVASYSGTVTQTTFTRTYDGTGSQPVICQSSVCSTLQNKVDVPDAAMQTKTGTLQDLVQHGSPVNNECHPSLERKDDNMECAVINPEPVTLIFEKNAHVPLQTEGVNTADEPTTFNKELIKQVSPAASLRHPVSTSEKAQTQGLRDIPSLVVAGQKGSKYLCASSVGRETLDKEVCSLQKEMHLPVSLPSDKAMVMEALSLVKSSSYLLPSEEVRCTQNFLSQTQSLLSLSSEGLVEPTQIEVDSSSASTTLGKQCSLNCISSGCHTSGDSLELRKNDKNGPNTENMNFEEFDSVFIKQRRLAVSREVSLELSEEDSNIDLALTISPPTSPREEMPAGEIEQFEEAPFSNLELQDVAEEIGEPEDVALTESREVNSADNVSVYPTVSEEPVENKERKGDNLQPVTVILSKENCTLEIAEEINVTSDFPFDSVIEEVSPASSPEPPVPVKETRPYQAVTPCILKLHGTQCEKSNRISQRVSEDLGVTEKEKFFVGPTHPVGQDNFTQVQQMQVSAEMPLILTDHPGRTGRPTFPGKVTEEIVSSVHDEGLSFSGKVQCYGRELNQPASAAEYTGDFSPSPEKLAKSGNPLQPIRVENRNLDLKHLVLESSEPPFSPRNVTENMSLSDTLVSTAAPSGVVEQQTSPKSSQNNLFTSDLKTDEGIYLQMKSLTTASVDGAYSTQGCMCSVVPTLCSSSDSATLTHYVRPINAEPAFQAQEIPAVRMASLLKKGETETELHKEITGLGTAGPQSNTKSSLKGERKAIHTLQDVSTCETKELLNVGVSSLCASPYQNTADTRGNLSKEPLASFVSESFDTSVCGISTEHIEIENSGEGLRAQAGSETLGRDAEVSGNSDMHCELLSGDSDLDLIGDCRNPKCNLEDSCTLRGSYTRKKEDVLTDGCESSLNFHKHYQGDWGCSSQVPGMETSLPPGHWTTRVKKEEKCVPPYVQIRDLHGILRTYANFSVTKELKDTMRTSHSLRRHPSFTANCDPPSPWTSTWQVADDLTQNTLDLEYLRFAHKLKQTIKNGDSQHSASSASVFPKELPTQISTGAFPLTKISEAPILHPAPSSRSPLLVTVVESDPRPQGQPRRGYTASNLDSSSSWRERDSHNRDPTNSQRNQTVSFHLNKLKYNSTLKESRNDISLILSEYAEFNKVMKNSNQVVFQDKELNDASGEATAQVLYLPFPRRSISFEDIIIELCANLHVKLKSVVKEACKSTFLFYLVETEDKSFFVRTKNLLRKGGHTEIEPQHFCQAFHREDDTLIIIIRNEDISSHLHQIPSLLKLKHFPSVIFAGVDSPGDVLDHTYQELFRAGGFVITDDKILEAVTLVQLKEIIKILEKLNGNGKWKWLLHYRENKKLKDDERVDSTAHKKNMMLKSFQSANIIELLHYHQCDSRSSAKAEILKCLLNLQIQHIEARFAVFLTDKPTIPREVFENSGILVTDVNNFIENIEKVAAPFRSSYW, encoded by the exons gggTAAAAGATTTGAAAATTGAAGATGACATCTCAATGAAGCTGATACCTATTTTGCCTGCCCTTAATTGTGCCCTGCTAGAAACAAAGAAATCACTTCCTGAAGAAAGAATCCATCCAAACACATTAGTAAAGCATTTCCAAGAACTGTACAAGGCGGACAGAAGCCCTTCATTGACTGTTGCTCCTCAGGATAGAATGAAAGACCCTACATTCTTGGGGAAACTGCCCAGTGGTTTTGACTTGATTCCTCCAGCTGAAAAGTGCCCTTCAGAGTCTTTAACTCAGTTGAACTCTTATTTTTCAGACCCCAGTGCTTACATTTTGGAAGTGTCTACTGCTTTGGAGTTGTTAGCAGAGCATCCTCAGTCTCCTTGTGTTTCAGACGGAATTTGTGATGCTGGATTTTCTTTAGTTATGACTCCAGATCCTGAATTTCTTGGCTCAGAGGCAGAAgtaagaaaagaaactgaaacaaaaaaggaTTCTGAAGAAATGTTGAAAGCAAAGAAGAGATTTGTGGTTCCATTGAGTCCAGCGTCAAATCTGAGAGTGCAGCCCAAGAGGAAGGCCAGCATGCCACATGTGGTGCAGAGTAAAAAGGTGAACTTGTGCCACCCCCTTCCTAAAAGAACTGCTTGCAGAGCAGACAACAGCTCGAACTCTCCAACAACTCTTAAGTTAGTTAAAGGGCAGTttcctcagaaaagaaaaagag GTGCGGAAGTGCTGACTGCACAGTttgtacagaaaaccaaattggATAGGAAAAACCAAGAAGCTCCTATTTCTAAAGATGTTCCAGTGCCAACAAATGCTAAAAGGGCAAGGAAACAAGAGAAATCTCCAGTCAAAACTGTTCCAAAGGCTAAGCCACCTGTGAAGAAatctccacaaaaacagagaGTAAATATAGTAAAAGGCAATGAGAACCCCAGAATCAGAAAGCAGCTACAACCTG TCAAAGGAGAAGCCGCTTCAAAGCTTCAATCAGAAATTTCAAGAGATGGTCAAGAAGATGGGATTAGCATAAATAGCATTCAACCAGAAAATACCACAGTGGCACACAGTGATCTTCCTGAAAACTCCATTGTCAATTATGACTCCCAGGCCCTGAATATGTTAGCCGATCTAGCGTTAAGTTCTGCTACTTCTTCCACACCGGTATCTGAGCCTAGAAATCTTCACTGTTCCTCTGAATTGCCACAAAATGATGTTTTGCTCTCTAAAGAAAATTCTTTGCGAGGTACATCTGACCATGAATATCACAGAGGAGTTAAAAGTCAAAAAGGCGAATTACTCCCTAACCCATCTTCTGATAGGAAGAGTAATTCTGAGTCAGACTTAATTGTTAGCCAAGATGAAGAAAGCTTGGTTCCTTGTAGTCAGGCCCCTGCTAAAGCCCAGTCAGCACTTACTGAGGAAATGCTGGAATCTTCAGATGCAAGTAAAAGctcttctgtttctgtggaacattCTTATGCCCTGCTCCTTAGagaacattcaaagaaaaatctaCAGGAGAGAGAGATACCAAGCCCTGTGTTTCCCAAGAATGGGACAAAAAGCCCTGAAGCAGTAACCCCAGTGGGGAAAGTCATGCCATTTCGGCATCAGCCAGGTCTTTTGCTTCAGCAAAAGCCTCCTGACGAGCCCGTGGTGAAGCCCAAGGATCGACCAGCGTCTTCCCGTGTGAAAAAATCTTCTTGCTCTCGTATAGTGTTTAGCTGTGATGACTCCGTTAAGATCACTTTCAAATGTGAAACAGAATATGCATTCAGCTTAGATAGCAAATATACCAACAACTCACTGGAGAAAACTGTAGTAAGAGCATTACATGG GCCCTGGAATACTGATTTGCCTGATAATGTGGAAGAAGTGAAGCTTTTACTTCATATGTGGGTAGCTCTGTTTTACAGCAATCAGAACAAAGTCATACGATCTTCCCGAAAGGTTGTAGAACACAGCAACCCAGCAAAATATGTGTCTCTAAATAGCACGTTAGAATCTCGTGAGCTCAGTGAAATTGAGGAGTCCCTTGGTTTGGAAAGATGTTCTGCAGACCCTCTTTTGGAGACTAACGAAATTTCCAGGGCTCATGCTGCTGAAGTGTCCTTCCATGATGCTGACTGCTTGCTTCCTTTCATTAAAACACCACTTACCCAAGGCTTGGAACTCTGTGAACACAATGAACAGAAAAAAACTCTTGCAAGAAAGTGTCATCCAGACACCCTAGAAAACCAGGATTTCGTCTGTTATAATAATGAG GTAATTGGGGAAGAAGCTAAACAAGAATCATTAGATAAACTGGAGACTTCTAATCTTGTGCTTTCTGGTATTGGAAGTACACGAACTAATGGACCCTCTGTTcctaatgaagaagaaattgtTCAGCCACTGGATAGCACAAGAGTGGCTTCTTACAGTGGCACAGTTACTCAAACCACATTCACCAGGACTTATGATGGGACTGGTAGTCAGCCAGTGATATGTCAGAGCTCTGTGTGTAGCACCCTTCAAAACAAAGTGGATGTTCCTGATGCAGCAATGCAAACAAAAACAGGTACTTTACAGGACCTTGTCCAACATGGCAGCCCCGTAAACAATGAATGTCACCCTTCCTTGGAAAGAAAGGATGATAATATGGAGTGTGCAGTGATTAATCCAGAACCAGTTACTctcatctttgaaaaaaatgcacaCGTACCATTACAGACAGAAGGTGTAAATACAGCTGATGAACCTACAACCTTTAATAAGGAGTTGATTAAGCAAGTATCACCTGCTGCAAGCCTTAGACATCCTGTATCCACCTCGGAAAAGGCACAAACACAAGGCCTGAGGGACATTCCCTCTCTAGTAGTTGCAGGACAGAAAGGCTCTAAGTACCTTTGTGCCTCCTCAGTAGGTAGAGAAACACTTGATAAAGAAGTGTGTTCATTACAGAAAGAGATGCATCTTCCAGTCTCATTACCGTCTGATAAAGCAATGGTAATGGAGGCATTATCATTAGTTAAAAGTTCTAGTTATCTATTACCGAGTGAAGAAGTGAGGTGCactcagaatttcctttctcagaCTCAGAGTCTCCTCAGCCTGTCTTCAGAAGGGCTTGTAGAACCGACACAGATTGAGGTGGACTCATCATCAGCCTCTACCACCTTGGGAAAGCAGTGTTCACTTAACTGCATTTCATCAGGATGCCACACATCAGGTGACTCTTTAGAACTGAGGAAGAATGACAAGAATGGTCCAAACACtgaaaatatgaattttgaagaGTTTGATTCAGTATTTATCAAACAAAGGAGGCTGGCTGTGAGTAGAGAGGTCAGCCTAGAGTTATCAGAGGAAGATTCTAACATTGACTTAGCTCTAACAATATCACCACCTACAAGTCCCAGAGAAGAAATGCCAGCTGGTGAAATAGAGCAATTTGAAGAGGCCCCCTTTTCAAATTTAGAACTTCAGGATGTAGCTGAGGAAATAGGTGAACCAGAAGACGTGGCTCTCACAGAAAGCAGAGAAGTGAATTCTGCTGACAATGTGTCAGTATATCCCACAGTGTCAGAAGAACCAGTAGAAAATAAGGAGAGAAAGGGGGATAATTTACAACCAGTTACTGTAATACTTTCTAAAGAAAATTGCACCCTTGAGATTGCAGAGGAAATTAATGTGACCTCTGATTTTCCCTTTGATTCTGTAATTGAGGAAGTATCACCAGCTTCTAGTCCTGAACCTCCAGTACCAGTTAAAGAGACACGACCATATCAGGCTGTGACTCcatgcattttaaaacttcatgGTACACAGTGTGAGAAGAGCAATCGAATCTCCCAGCGTGTGTCAGAAGACTTAGGcgtaacagaaaaagaaaaattttttgttGGTCCTACCCATCCAGTGGGGCAAGATAACTTTACCCAGGTACAACAAATGCAGGTCTCTGCTGAAATGCCTCTAATATTAACTGACCATCCAGGAAGAACAGGTAGACCGACCTTTCCTGGTAAAGTAACTGAGGAAATTGTCTCAAGTGTGCATGATGAGGGTTTATCTTTCTCAGGAAAGGTGCAGTGCTATGGTAGGGAGTTAAACCAGCCTGCCTCAGCTGCCGAATACACAGGTGACTTCAGTCCTTCTCCTGAAAAACTGGCAAAATCAGGAAATCCATTGCAGCCAATTAgagtagaaaacagaaatttgGACTTAAAACATCTTGTCTTGGAGTCCAGTGAACCTCCATTTAGTCCTAGAAATGTTACTGAAAATATGTCTTTGTCTGACACATTGGTTTCCACAGCTGCACCAAGTGGTGTAGTAGAACAGCAGACTAGCCCTAAAAGCAGTCAGAACAATCTCTTTACCAGTGACTTGAAAACAGATGAAGGCATTTATCTGCAGATGAAGTCCTTGACAACTGCCTCAGTTGATGGAGCTTATTCTACACAGGGATGCATGTGCTCAGTGGTCCCCACACTTTGTTCTTCCTCAGACAGTGCTACATTAACCCATTATGTAAGACCAATAAATGCAGAGCCAGCATTTCAAGCACAGGAAATAccagcagtcagaatggccagTTTGCTTAAGAAGGGTGAAACTGAAACTGAGTTACATAAAGAAATCACAGGTCTAGGCACTGCTGGCCCTCAGTCCAACACCAAATCTTCTCTAAAAGGCGAACGCAAAGCCATCCACACACTGCAAGATGTGTCAACATGTGAAACAAAGGAGCTGTTGAATGTTGGGGTTTCCTCCCTTTGTGCTAGTCCCTACCAAAATACAGCAGACACCAGGGGAAATCTCAGTAAAGAGCCTTTGGCCTCCTTTGTTTCAGAATCCTTTGATACTTCTGTTTGTGGAATATCCACAGAGCACATAGAAATTGAGAACAGTGGGGAGGGGCTCAGGGCTCAGGCTGGTTCTGAAACCCTAGGCAGAGATGCAGAGGTCAGTGGGAATTCCGACATGCACTGTGAACTGCTTTCTGGAGATTCTGATCTAGACCTGATTGGTGATTGTAGAAATCCCAAATGCAATTTGGAGGATTCTTGTACTTTAAGAGGTAGTTACACCAGGAAAAAAGAAGATGTTCTCACAGATGGCTGTGAGTCATCGTTGAACTTCCACAAGCACTACCAAGGGGACTGGGGCTGCTCTAGCCAGGTTCCAGGCATGGAGACGAGCCTCCCTCCCGGGCACTGGACCACTAGggtaaagaaagaagagaagtgtGTGCCGCCTTACGTCCAAATCCGAGATCTCCACGGGATCCTCAGGACTTACGCCAACTTCTCTGTAACAAAAGAGCTCAAAGACACCATGAGAACTTCACACAGCCTGAGGAGGCACCCGAGTTTCACTGCAAACTGTGACCCGCCCAGCCCCTGGACAAGCACTTGGCAGGTGGCAGACGACCTCACCCAGAACACTTTGGACCTGGAGTATCTGCGTTTTGCACATAAGCTAAAACAGACCATAAAGAATGGGGATTCTCAGCATTCTGCCTCCTCCGCCAGTGTCTTTCCAAAGGAGTTACCAACCCAGATCTCCACTGGTGCTTTCCCTTTGACAAAAATATCTGAGGCCCCAATTCTGCATCCTGCACCTAGCAGCAGAAGCCCCCTTCTGGTAACAGTTGTGGAGTCAGATCCCAGACCACAGGGGCAGCCCAGGAGAGGCTACACAGCCAGCAATCTGGACAGCTCTTCctcttggagagagagagatagtcaTAATAGAGATCCTACAAATTCTCAGAGAAATCAGACTGTTTCATTCCACCTTAACAAACTGAAATACAACAGTACTTTGAAGGAATCTCGGAATGATATTTCACTTATTCTCAGTGAGTATGCCGAATTCAACAAGGTAATGAAGAATAGCAACCAAGTCGTTTTCCAAGACAAAGAGCTAAATGATGCTTCTGGAGAAGCCACTGCTCAAGTGTTGTATCTGCCTTTCCCAAGACGGTCAATCTCCTTTGAAGACATAATCATAGAGTTGTGCGCCAATTTGCACGTCAAACTAAAAAGTGTTGTGAAAGAGGCTTGTAAAAGTACCTTCCTGTTCTACCTTGTCGAAACAGAAGACAAATCATTCTTTGTAAGAACAAAG AACCTTCTGAGGAAAGGAGGCCATACGGAAATTGAACCTCAGCACTTCTGTCAAGCTTTCCACAGAGAGGATGATACACTGATCATCATCATCAGAAATGAAGATATATCATCACATTTGCATCAG ATTCCTTCTTTGCTGAAGCTGAAGCATTTCCCCAGTGTCATCTTTGCTGGAGTAGACAGCCCTGGAGATGTTCTTGATCACACCTACCAAGAACTGTTTCGTGCAGGAGGCTTTGTGATAACAGATGACAAGATATTAGAAGCTGTAACATTAG TTCAACTGAAGGAAATTATCAAAATCCTGGAAAAActaaatggaaatggaaaatggaagTGGTTGCTTCActacagggaaaataaaaagctaaaagatGATGAAAG AGTGGATTCAACTGCACATAAAAAGAACATGATGTTGAAGTCATTTCAGAGTGCAAATATCATTGAATTGCTTCATTATCACCAGTGTGACTCTCGATCATCAGCAAAAGcagaaattttgaaatgtttgctaAACCTGCAAATTCAGCATATTGAAGCCAGGTTTGCTGTCTTCCTAACAG aCAAGCCTACTATCCCCAGAGAAGTCTTTGAAAATAGTGGAATCCTTGTTACAGATGTAAATAACTTtatagaaaacatagaaaaagtagcAGCTCCATTTAGGAGTAGCTATTGGTAA